One Plectropomus leopardus isolate mb chromosome 1, YSFRI_Pleo_2.0, whole genome shotgun sequence DNA segment encodes these proteins:
- the grpr gene encoding gastrin-releasing peptide receptor: MDHLYPNASRSVTALQSTARTMWLTGVVIASVYGVIGVLGLIGNITLIMTFCSAKSIRNVPNLFMSSLALGDVLLLLTCAPVDASRYLSEEWLFGRVGCKVIAFIQLTSVGVSVFTLTALSADRYRAIVKPLDIQTSSTTTSIVLRAALIWLFSLVVAIPEAIFSDLHTFNVSSTNESFVTCAPYPHAGELHPKIHSTASFLIFYVIPLLVISMYYTFIARSLMRSASNLPVEGNVHAKRQVESRKRLAKTVLVFVVLFAVCWLPCHIIYLYRSYNYSQVDTSLVHFVSSVFARILTFTNSCLNPFALYLLSENFQKQFNQQLCCCCRMILKRSSQSPTHFNTRVTSVRSTHHSISSLSMINGRQMNQEDFV, encoded by the exons ATGGACCATCTGTACCCAAACGCATCGCGCAGCGTCACAGCTCTCCAAAGCACTGCGCGGACGATGTGGCTCACCGGCGTGGTCATCGCTTCTGTCTACGGTGTAATCGGTGTTTTGGGGCTAATTGGCAACATCACGCTCATCATGACGTTTTGTTCTGCCAAATCTATCCGCAACGTGCCCAATCTTTTCATGTCGAGTCTCGCGCTCGGggatgttttgctgctgctgaccTGCGCTCCGGTGGATGCCAGCCGCTACCTGTCAGAGGAGTGGCTGTTCGGGAGAGTGGGCTGTAAAGTCATCGCCTTCATTCAGCTCACCTCGGTCGGGGTGTCTGTGTTTACTCTCACTGCCCTGTCTGCTGACAG GTACAGGGCTATCGTGAAGCCTCTGGACATCCAAACATCAAGCACCACTACCAGCATTGTTCTGAGAGCGGcgctcatctggctcttctcccTGGTCGTCGCTATCCCCGAGGCCATCTTCTCTGACCTCCACACCTTCAATGTCAGCTCCACTAATGAGAGCTTCGTCACGTGCGCCCCTTACCCCCATGCTGGAGAACTGCACCCTAAGATCCACTCCACGGCCTCCTTCCTCATTTTCTATGTCATTCCCCTGCTGGTCATATCCATGTACTACACCTTCATCGCCCGCAGCCTGATGAGGAGCGCCTCAAACCTGCCTGTGGAGGGGAACGTGCATGCAAAACGACAG GTTGAATCCAGAAAGCGTCTGGCCAAGACAGTGCTGGTGTTTGTCGTTCTTTTCGCGGTGTGCTGGCTTCCCTGTCACATCATCTACTTATACCGCTCCTATAACTACTCCCAG GTGGACACCTCCCTGGTTCACTTTGTGAGCAGTGTCTTCGCTCGTATTTTGACCTTCACCAACTCCTGCCTCAACCCCTTTGCCCTTTACCTGCTGAGCGAGAACTTCCAGAAGCAGTTCAACCAGCAGCTGTGTTGCTGCTGTCGTATGATACTCAAACGCTCCTCGCAGAGCCCCACTCATTTTAACACACGTGTGACGTCTGTCCGCAGCACGCATCACTCCATCTCAAGTCTGAGCATGATTAATGGCAGGCAGATGAATCAGGAGGATTTTGTGTga